One Ornithorhynchus anatinus isolate Pmale09 chromosome 2, mOrnAna1.pri.v4, whole genome shotgun sequence DNA segment encodes these proteins:
- the LOC100074815 gene encoding interferon-induced protein with tetratricopeptide repeats 5-like has product MSEVAQNFLHTALQQLACHFTWDLKKEDITLDDLEDRISDQIEFLFTKSKFTSYNLLAYAKYLKGQNEEALESLRNAEEEIQMYSKGEAETRHLVIWGNRAWIHYHMGNLAKAQNYVDRVERMCSKLSSPHRYKVERPEIFCEEGWALLKFGGKHYERAKVCFEKALEQEPDNPEFNSGFAITVYRLDNLDRQNHFGKCFSLEPLRQAVRLNPGDSYVKVLLALKLQDLQKEAEGEKYIQETLDEHSSSPYVLRYAAKFYRRKGCVDTSLELLQKALKITPKSAFLNHQIGLCYRAQMIEIKQAANYKPQGTNKEKMKKLVRSAIFHFELTLEQRPNFIFAKIVLASMYAELGEHEKADDIFQKILQMEKMEDTDKQAAHLYYGRFQEFQMKSESNALIHYVKGLKITKDSEVNEKLKTLVQKIAKKRLRQNTSDSESLGLLGFVHQLQGEIKEAIDCYQKALKLDPTNDEYFSALCLLQLKIKAQAFD; this is encoded by the exons ATGAG TGAGGTGGCCCAGAATTTCTTACATACTGCTCTGCAACAATTGGCCTGCCATTTCACGTGGGATTTAAAGAAGGAAGACATCACCCTCGACGATTTGGAAGATAGAATCTCTGATCAGATTGAGTTTCTCTTCACAAAATCCAAATTTACCTCATACAACCTCTTGGCTTATGCCAAGTACTTAAAAGGCCAAAATGAGGAAGCCTTGGAAAGCTTGAGAAATGCAGAAGAGGAAATTCAGATGTATTCCAAAGGAGAAGCTGAAACTCGACATCTGGTTATCTGGGGAAACCGTGCCTGGATACATTACCACATGGGCAATCTTGCTAAAGCTCAAAACTACGTAGACAGGGTAGAGAGAATGTGCAGCAAGCTTTCAAGCCCCCACCGCTACAAGGTGGAGCGGCCAGAAATCTTCTGTGAAGAAGGCTGGGCACTATTAAAGTTTGGAGGGAAACATTATGAAAGGGCTAAGGTGTGTTTTGAAAAGGCTCTGGAACAAGAACCTGACAACCCAGAGttcaattctggctttgccatcaCGGTATATCGTCTAGATAACTTGGACAGACAAAACCATTTTGGTAAATGTTTCTCCCTAGAGCCTCTGAGGCAGGCAGTCAGGCTGAATCCAGGTGACTCATACGTCAAGGTCCTTCTTGCCTTGAAGCTTCAGGACTTACAAAAGGAAGCTGAAGGAGAAAAGTACATCCAAGAGACCTTAGATGAGCACTCATCGTCACCTTACGTCCTCCGCTACGCGGCCAAATTCTACAGAAGGAAGGGCTGTGTCGATACATCTCTGGAACTTTTACAGAAGGCATTGAAGATTACACCCAAGTCTGCCTTCCTGAACCATCAGATAGGGCTTTGCTACCGGGCACAAATGATTGAAATAAAACAAGCTGCAAATTACAAGCCACAAGGCACAAATAAAGAGAAGATGAAGAAATTAGTTAGATCTGCCATATTTCATTTTGAATTGACACTGGAACAGAGACCAAACTTTATATTTGCCAAAATAGTCCTCGCTAGCATGTATGCAGAATTAGGTGAGCATGAAAAAGCAGACGACATTTTCCAGAAAatattacagatggagaaaatggaaGATACTGATAAACAAGCAGCCCACTTGTACTATGGTCGCTTTCAAGAGTTTCAAATGAAATCTGAAAGCAATGCCCTTATTCACTATGTAAAAGGGCTAAAAATAACAAAAGACTCAGAGGTAAATGAAAAACTTAAAACTTTAGTGCAGAAAATAGCCAAAAAGCGACTGAGGCAAAACACGTCGGATTCGGAGAGTTTGGGTCTCCTCGGGTTCGTTCACCAGCTGCAGGGAGAAATAAAAGAAGCGATTGACTGCTACCAGAAAGCCCTGAAGCTGGATCCCACTAACGATGAATACTTCAGTGCCTTGTGTCTCCTGCAGCTCAAAATAAAAGCCCAGGCTTTTGATTAA
- the LOC100074857 gene encoding interferon-induced protein with tetratricopeptide repeats 5-like, producing MSEKTQNSLLTVLQQLTCHFTWDLQEKDIPLKDLEDRICEQIEFLITKSKFTIYNLLAYAKHLKGQNEEALESLRNAEEEIQMYSKGEAETRRLVIWGNRAWVHYHMGNLAEAQNYIDRVERMCSKLSSPYRYKVEQPEIFCEEGWALLKLGGKYYERAKVCFEKALEQEPDNPEFNSGFAISVYRLDDIDRQDHPKKCFSLEPLRQAVKLNPGDPYIKVLFALKLQDVDQEAEGEKYIQETLVEHSSSPYVLRYAAKFYRRKGCVDTSMELLRKALKITPKSAFLNHQIGLCYRVKMIEIKKATNKPQGTNKERVEKLGRSAIYHYSLAIEQKPTFICACIDLAFLYIEGGQYEKAEAVYQNACQLEKITDLEKQKINLQYGRFLQSCKKSEDRALTHYVKGLKVEKESPARESLKNVVQKIATKRLEQNASDSESLGLLAFVHQLKGERREAIDCYQKALKLDPANDEYSSALCQLQLKI from the exons ATGAG TGAGAAGACCCAGAATTCCTTACTTACTGTTCTGCAGCAATTGACCTGCCATTTCACATGGGATTTACAGGAGAAAGATATCCCCCTCAAAGATCTGGAAGATAGAATCTGTGAGCAGATTGAGTTTCTCATCACAAAATCCAAATTCACCATATACAATCTCTTGGCTTATGCCAAGCACTTAAAAGGCCAAAATGAGGAAGCCTTGGAAAGCTTGAGAAATGCAGAAGAGGAAATTCAGATGTATTCCAAAGGAGAAGCTGAAACTCGACGTCTGGTTATCTGGGGAAACCGTGCCTGGGTACATTATCACATGGGCAATCTTGCTGAAGCTCAGAACTACATAGACAGGGTAGAGAGAATGTGCAGCAAGCTTTCAAGCCCCTACCGCTACAAGGTGGAGCAGCCAGAAATCTTCTGTGAAGAAGGGTGGGCGCTATTAAAGCTTGGAGGGAAATATTATGAAAGGGCTAAGGTGTGTTTTGAAAAGGCTCTGGAACAAGAACCCGACAACCCGGAGttcaattctggctttgccatctCAGTGTATCGTCTAGATGACATAGACAGACAAGACCATCCTAAAAAATGTTTCTCCCTAGAGCCTCTGAGGCAGGCAGTCAAGCTGAATCCAGGTGACCCATACATCAAAGTGCTTTTTGCCTTGAAGCTTCAGGATGTAGACCAGGAAGCTGAAGGGGAAAAGTACATCCAAGAGACCTTAGTTGAGCACTCATCGTCACCTTACGTCCTCCGCTATGCGGCTAAATTCTACAGAAGGAAGGGCTGTGTCGATACATCTATGGAACTTTTACGGAAGGCCTTGAAGATTACGCCCAAGTCTGCATTCCTGAACCATCAGATAGGGCTTTGCTACCGGGTAAAAATGATTGAAATAAAGAAAGCCACAAATAAGCCACAAGGAACAAATAAAGAGAGGGTGGAGAAATTAGGTAGATCAGCCATATATCACTATTCACTGGCCATAGAACAGAAACCAACATTCATATGTGCATGTATAGACCTAGCCTTCTTGTACATCGAGGGAGGTCAGTATGAAAAAGCAGAAGCTGTTTATCAGAATGCTTGTCAACTGGAGAAAATTACAGATctagaaaaacaaaaaatcaaTTTGCAATACGGTCGCTTTCTACAGAGCTGCAAGAAATCTGAAGACAGGGCCCTTACTCACTATGTGAAAGGCTTAAAAGTAGAAAAGGAATCACCTGCAAGAGAAAGCCTGAAGAATGTGGTACAGAAAATAGCCACAAAGCGACTGGAACAAAATGCATCAGATTCGGAGAGTCTGGGTCTCCTTGCGTTCGTTCACCAgctgaagggagaaaggagggaagcaaTTGACTGCTACCAGAAAGCCTTGAAGCTGGATCCTGCTAACGACgaatactccagtgctttgtgTCAGCTGCAGCTCAAAATATAA
- the LOC100073810 gene encoding trace amine-associated receptor 3-like → MDIISIPANLSSCPEFGTLSCPPTSRPFHVRVIMYSVMSGAMFITVFGNLVIMISISHFKQLHSPTNFLILSMATTDFLLGFIVMPYSMVRSVESCWYFGSGFCKFHASFDMMLSLASIFHLCSIALDRYYAVCYPLHYPVKMTNGMIKRLLAFCWSAPAIFSFGLVLSEANVSGMRSYEILVACFNFCALAFNKRWATILFITCFFTPGSIMIGIYGRIFVISKRHAQVLHNLPEHTNSEVKKAISKKKDRKAAKTLGIVMGVFLACWLPCFLGVLLDPYLDFSTPMIVLDLSVWLGYFNSTCNPLIHGFFYPWFRNALKYIISGKIFSSHSEGVNLFPESH, encoded by the coding sequence ATGGATATAATATCAATTCCTGCCAACTTGTCTAGTTGTCCAGAATTTGGAACTCTGTCCTgccctccaacttccaggccatTTCATGTTCGGGTGATAATGTATTCAGTCATGTCTGGGGCTATGTTTATCACTGTCTTTGGAAACCTGGTAATCATGATATCCATATCCCACTTCAAACAACTTCACTCCCCCACCAACTTCCTGATCCTTTCCATGGCCACCACAGACTTTCTACTCGGCTTCATCGTCATGCCCTACAGCATGGTCAGATCTGTGGAGAGCTGCTGGTACTTTGGAAGTGGCTTTTGCAAATTCCACGCAAGCTTCGATATGATGCTCAGCCTTGCGTCGATATTCCATCTTTGCTCTATTGCTCTCGATCGGTACTATGCTGTGTGTTATCCTTTACACTACCCAGTTAAAATGACAAACGGGATGATAAAGAGATTGCTGGCGTTTTGCTGGTCAGCCCCAGCTATCTTTTCTTTTGGCTTGGTCCTATCTGAGGCCAATGTCTCCGGCATGCGGAGCTATGAGATTCTTGTGGCGTGTTTCAATTTCTGTGCCCTCGCCTTCAATAAGCGGTGGGCAACGATATTGTTTATCACATGTTTCTTCACTCCTGGTTCAATTATGATTGGCATTTATGGTAGAATTTTTGTCATTTCCAAAAGGCACGCCCAGGTTCTCCACAACTTGCCTGAACATACCAATAGTGAAGTGAAAAAAGCTATCTCAAAGAAAAAAGACAGGAAAGCGGCTAAAACTCTGGGAATTGTCATGGGGGTATTTTTGGCATGCTGGTTGCCTTGCTTCTTGGGCGTTTTGCTTGACCCTTATCTGGACTTCTCTACTCCTATGATCGTGCTCGACCTCTCGGTATGGTTGGGCTATTTCAACTCCACCTGTAATCCATTAATCCATGGTTTCTTCTACCCATGGTTTCGGAATGCCCTTAAATACATCATATCAGGCAAAATATTTAGCTCCCATTCAGAAGGTGTAAACCTGTTTCCTGAATCACATTAA